CCCATCCTCGTCAGTGGGACCAATCCTCACCattgatcttggatcttcctcgagATGGGATAAAGCAGATCTTTGGGTGTTCTTCAGTACTTCGCGGTGGCTCGTTCTTTCGGTGCTCCACGATTCTTAGCCATCGAATCAGTTTGATGATGACTATATATAAATGACAGGTGCCCCTTGGGTGTTGATATGTGGCATCGTACCTTGATGTCTCAAGATGTGCGTCTTCCACGTGTAACTCTTTAGACACGTGGAGagtgatgaattatgtgtatacagATCATATACTACCCAACTTAGTATCCCAAGCATCAACCCACGGATACACATTTCTCGCTTCCAGTTCCGGAAATGACCGTGTTTACGGTCTAGCTCAATGCCGGGGAGATGTTTTGAACACCAAAGAATGCTCTAAGTGTATCGAAGAAGCATCAATCCAAATCCAAAAAACTTGTCCCAACCAAGCTGATGCAAGAATTTTGTACGAATTTTGTTTCTTACGATACGATACTCAGAAATTTGTAGGAGAATTAGGTACTTCTGGTGGTTTGATTTACTTTAACGTCGAAAACGTTATGGGAGACTCTGCTGTTTTTGAAAAGATACTTGGAGATTTAACGGATAAAGCTACCAGAGAATCTTTGGATTGTAGAAACCCGATTGGATTTGGCAAGGGGCAAATTAAGTTATCGCCATTTGAGACATTATACACTCTGGTACAATGTACAAGAGACTTGTCTAAATTAGCTTGTTCGCAATGTCTAGCAACTGCTGTTGGAAATTATGCTGGGTACTGCAAGGATAAGAAAGGATGTCGCGCTATATATAGTAGTTGCTTTGTAAGATACGAGCTGTATCCGATCTTTACGCAGTTAGTTCCGTCAACGCTACGGCTCAAAATGTCTATTCAAGACACTCGTTGTACCCATAGATGTATctttattataaataaaaatgttgaaagttTGGTCTACAACACTTATACCCATGATTTTTGTTCTTGGGATCTACAACACTATTGACGGGTATCTGTTTGATGGGCCGGGTTTGCCGAGACATCCTAAATTCATTTAAACAAATTGGTTTGCACTGCTTGCAGGGGCGTGCAAGAAGTCCGAAACCGTGAATTTTACCCGTATCCATCCGCAAAGTTGCGAGTGAAATCCAATCCACAAAATCTATGAATCGGGTGAGATTTTCAAATCCACACTtttaacggtttggttgcggttggactcCTACACCCGCAataaccacaaaaagaattagAGGAGGAGGCTTAGGACATCCATTATAGGCATGGTAATCCAATAAATTGATTCTCAAATTATCGTAGGAGAGGAGGATTTCGCACCGTATGTAGGCACGACCGGGTCATCATTTATGGCTCTGGTCATTGAACTGGTGCCAAGTGTTAAAATATCACACGATGTGAAATCATCAGTTAAATGCAATAAAAATAGCTTGTATTGATTTTCTGTTACATCAAATCCAAACCCAATCCCATTTCTCTCATGACTAATCAGTGTAGGACGTTTGAGTTCTCCTGTTGTTGGGTTGCATATATAGCTGAAATGCTTACCATATAGACAAATAAAAGATTTGCATGACAACATATGGAATTCTTCCGCTTCAACAGTATGCCTTAGAAATCTTGATACTTTTAACTCAGCTCTCCGCTCCCTGACATCTTTGGAACTACACCCCTCTTCAACAGATGTTATGCTCAATGTCTTTTTGGGGTATCGTTTCTACAGTTTGCAATAAGTCTGAGACATAATAACAAAGGGAAAGGAGGGCACTCTGTAACTACCGAAAATCCGGTAGCACACCCaagtaagaaaagaaacagatctaagacatgataaaggtTTAGATGAGAAGTTGTTTATTAATTAACCACTCCAAGTAATGAAAATACAAGTTCTCAAGTACAATGAAACCCTAATCTCTCCCTAAACAAAGCTATCACTTCTCACCGAATCCGACCCCCCTTACATTGACccaaggacccctatttatagaACAATCGACCCTAATGgtgtacaactcattttacttcgtgAGGATCTCGTGGAGATGCTTTATGCTTTGCCCAAgtcattttccataaagttttcccaTTTCTTTCGATGACAACTTTGAGTGTTTGTCGGGacagctgtctcttttcttgctccataatttattgACTTCACCAATTATCTTTTCATCTAATCAACCTTATTTCGCCAACCTTTACTTCGTGATCGTTATCTTGCCGGGTACTCCAACTGATTCTTCGCAACTTAGACTGTTCAAGCAAGTTACCTTGCCTCAATACGATATCTCGCGCCTGGTTTTCACTTCATCAACCATTCAATAATGACGATcttgacttgatttgacaagtcactgacgagGATTTTCGGGGATGGAGTAAGATCTTTCGGCAGGATCCCCTTGTATGATTTGTGTCTTCTCCTACGTCCACGTGGCGAATCGTATCTTTGGTATCTACATTTTGTCTTTTCTTATTCTACTCGAACGAAGTGAGGGTGGAATAAGAACCGTTTGAAGTTGTATAACCGCCATATCTCCCCTTTCCTGCTCTCCACGTGGCCTCTTTCCCCATGTAACCGCTGATTATCGGTTTGTATTCTTCGATCGTGGGTAACCTGGTTTAACCAGTTATAAATATCCTCGTCcttttagaattttgtttttaacctttcttcttctcccttttACCATCTTCTGCAAATCTAGGACTTGTTTCATTCTGCTTCAATGGCTCCCAAGAAAATCCCTAACCCTACCATATCTAGGACTTATGAGGAATTGAAAGTCGACTTTCAGATAATGGGCTTCTCTCTATCCCCAGCGATTGATTCTACTGTTTCTCCACCAGTTACAGCTACCAGACTTATGGAGCTGAACTACCGGTGGATTCAGACGGGAATTTGGACTCCTACGAAGATGTTGATTACCGTTGGTCAACTGAAAGCGGGCCTTTCTTTTCCCTTATATGATCCAAAGAACCCCCTTTTTTACGAGATCTTAGTTAAGCTTCAACGGGGTGTTTTCCAATTGTGTGGAAATTTCATTCGTCTTTCCAATGAGTTCGTCAGAAAGTCTAACGGCGGTCCCTCCCAGATTCCACACTTAGTGCAAGATTTTGACCCTACGGATTATAATATTGACTCATTCCCGGCGAATTACGTTGGTAAAGCTATGACCATGAGAGTATATCAGGAATGGGTTATCAAGCTTTCTCGCAAGACTTTGGATGACTCGTCTAAGGCCCTTCTTATGGATGTTGATCCTACCGGTACGAAGCGAAATAGGTATCTTCGTTTTTCTAATGACGAGGATTAGATGATGTATCCTTTAGTAGTTGAAGGCCCTTTGGTGTGGGGTTTTGATGAGAATGGTAACGCTCGGACCGGTCCTCTTCCAGAGCATGCCCATCTCGCGGAATATGAACCGGGCAGACTTCGCTGGTCAGAGATGCCCAACGAGGTTAGTTTTATTTTATCTTGATTTCTTCATCTTTTACTCTCGTCATTTTCCAACGTCCTTGTTTTGTTTCAGTATCCGCTTCCCCCTCCTAGTTTGGTGAAGGATCGCACGCGAAATCTGTATCAAGCACGGGTTTGTATTTCACAACCTCTCTGTTAATCATTACCTTGTTGGTTTCTAACCTTCTATTTCGCAGGAGGGTGAGCCTTAAGCCATGGCGGGTCCTTCTACCAATTTGAGAAAACGCAAACGTCATGTGGTTCCTTCTGCTACTACTCaggtatttctttctttcttggccTTGTCTCCTTCTTCTTGCGTCATTTCCTGACTTCGTGACTTTTAGGACAGTTATTCCTTACCTCCTCCTGTCCAAGACCCCCAACATCGTTATCGTCGATCTCTTGACTTGGATAGTTTGAATCAAATTAACCGTCCTGCCCAGCCTGCGTTTCCTCATCACCAGCAACTTTCCCCTTCTCACGTGGTTTCTCCTTCTCATATTGCTCCAAGTACTTCGTCAGATGAACTTCCCAGGGATGATATCCAAAACAAGGCTTTCGAGGTGGAGGATCCATGTTACGTTCCCAACATGGATTTTTTAAGAGATATCTTCATCTCTACTCGCCAGAAACCTGTCCTAATATCAGTTGTCGCTGAATCTTTGGCTTCTTTCAGTTATGATACCTTCTTGGATGAGGATCAATCCTTCATAATGAATGTTTCTTTGAACCTCTCCTTGCAGCAGCACGCCACCATAATGGGTTTGGTGAGTTTGAAAACGTTAAGCCTGAATTCCCCCTCTTTCCCAAAATTTTCTGATATGTCTTTGATTTAGGGGCACAACCGGGACATGGCTCATCTCGTGGAACTTCGCGCGTCCCGCGAACTACTAGAGAAGTCTAGTGTTCAACTTTCCCATATGAGGGAACAACTCGCAGATGAGAAAAGGAACTCGTCCAACTTAGCGAAGCAGATAAGCGAACTTCGCGGTAGGTTCTATTTCTTGAATTGCTTTAATGCTTCCTTAGTTCATTCAAAAGTAACGTGCCTATTCTTCCCCTTGGTTTACACCTTCCTCTGCTTTTTTAGGGTCTGAACAAGATCTTAAGGAGCAGGTTTCTCTTTTGTCTAATGAGAAAGACAATCTCTCCAAGAAGGTTTCTACTCTTAAAGATGTGAAGGACAATCTCTCCGAGAAGGTTTCTACTCTTCAAGATAATGTTCGATATCTGTACAAGGACCTTACTACCATGGAAAAGTACGCAGCTAAGATCGCAAAGTTAACTCGCAAAAATGCTCAAGATGATAAGGTCAGATTCTTTAATGAGTTCTGCGATTCTCGCGGCATTCCTCGCGTACCTCTAGTGCTTGAAGTATTTTCTGATGATGAACCAGCTGTGGATGAACCAATTTCTACCAATGAGGAGACAAAAACGGACGAATATCTCCAAGTTAATGACTCTGAAGGCACGACTCCTTTAATTCAGAAAGCTGGCAGCGTCGAGaatgatgaagacgaagaggactAGCATTGTaaccttttctaattttattttgactgggcgctcccaagcttggggggaaGAATATTCTCTTTGTAAATAATTGCCTTTACTTCATGCCTCCACTGTGTCATCGTAAATAATGCCATTGTTTGTATTTCGTTTACCTTGTGTGTCAAGTATATACTGGGAAACGCTGAGTCTTGCGAGGATAATGCTAAATAAGGACACAAAATCTAAAAGTATATACTTTCCTCTTGTTCTTATTGAGCATTAGCTGATCAAGACAGGATTAGGATGATCATGATTGTTTGCCTTTATTGCTTATTAGTTCACCTTCCTTGCTGGACCGACTGCGAATTGTTTTAGGTATAGCTTTGTTGCTCTacgaggtcttattgcgcctcctagttaaggtcttattgtgcccCATCCTTTTTGAAGGATCTTAATTCGAAGAAGTATCAGGCGCTTATTATTCTTCAAATAATAATCCATCAACCTCgtcttaacatttttatgaaccccATTTCGCGACAATGCGGCGGACCTAGCCATTCCCATGAATGTTAGCCCcgtgacattgccgtcttttttggtcacgcAGCTCCTTAATATGGAGGGttccatccctttatattccccctgattccCCCTtaaaggaggttaaccctaacatacGTGTTGATctcttcccatccagttattacgatATTCAGTTGTTTTCGACTTCTTATCCCCTTCGCCAATATGGCTTgaggttacgaagtcacaccctaagtgaggtttctttgggatcgagtgaTTTTTAGCCAAGACTTTCCATAAGGTCATGGCCGGTAACGCACCAGACGTCtcaggcacccgcagctcaaccgaatacatcggcgccttggtcatactCCACActccttaccgaaggccatcataaaagggaccctcagcggataggtaTTATCATTGCCCCTAGCTTCATTTCCGAGAGTTTttcacgacatgcgttaggtctttCCTCTTTcactttcatgcgaactagggtgcatgtcgTGGATTCTCATCCTTCCTAACCGAAGGGTTTTagtttccctagaaactgttCATTTTGTGGGTTTTATATGCCTCTTAATCTGAGGTCTTATTTGCCTGTTTCGTATGTCTTATTTTGCCAAGATTTTGTGTTATTTTAAAAATGTAATTCAAACACGAAAGATATTTTATTAATAACATTTGTTTAAatacaaattttcttttggtattacaACTTTTTTCATGGATAATACTTCTTGATATCTTTGGCATTCCTCGCATCTCGTGGAGATGTCTTTTGCGTATTTGTGCATATATGGCCAGAAGTAATCTTGTGTCCTTGTTTTGTAAGCTAAGGATCTGGTCCCGCTATGGTCGCCAGCGTCTCCATAATGAATCGATTTCATAATCTCAATTCCTTCTTTCTGCGAAAAACATCTCATCAGAGGGCCCATATATGATCTTCTGTATAGTATTCCTCCTCGCACCTTGTAATTCGCGGCTTTGCTTTTAATCTTGTTTGCCTCCTTCCTATCTCGTGAGAGATCTCCTTTCGTCAGATAGTTGTAGATAGGGGCTCGCCAATCGTTGTTGTCTATCTTCATATCTCTTTATTCAATAATCATAACCCTTAGTTCCCTCTCTTCCCTGCTAACTGACGGTTTCATAAACCGCTCGATCCGGATATGTCCAATTTTCTGGTCTTCAATCATTGAAGCTATAAAGACGATAGCATCTACGTGTCTGTTATTATCTCGGCCTATGTTCCTCCAAATTATTCTTTGTATCTCGGTGGAATACTCCTTCAAGAGTTGTAAGTACTTTTGCATCACTGGATCAACCGCGTTATACCTCCCCTCAATTTGGAGAACTATCAGTTGTGATTCGCTGGTAATTCTTACGCTGTCCAACACCATTTTAATCGCGATCCTCAAAGCCTGTACTACCGCTTCATATTCAACTTCATTATTAGTCGCCTTATATTCTAAGCGAAAGAAAAATACAATTATGGCCCCTCCAGGCGAAGTGAATACTATCCCCATACCTCCTCCAGAGCTGTTTGAAGACCCGTcgacgaatatctcccaccttcgagGGTGGCTTTCTTGTAGCAGATCCTTTGGGTCCGGGTGTCCTTCATCTACGTCCATCATATCCTCTACCCCTTCATCTTCTGATGATGGTAATTCAGCTAAGAATTCTGCAATGATGTGTGACTTCGTGGAAGTCTGAACTTCGTACTTTAACCCCAAACAAATCAATCAGTGTATTCCATCTCTCGAATCTTCCCGCCTTATTCGAGTTCTTCAAGACTGATTTTATTGGTACTCTtgttaaaactttgattttttgagTTTGGAAATAAGTTCGTAACTTTCGAGATGCGTATACCAGTACTAGTATCAGTTTTTCGATCTTCGGGTAGTTCCTTTCTGCTGAGTTGAATGTTTTGCTTAGTAAACTATATGCTTCTCCACCCCTTCATCTGTTCGAAGTAGTACTGCACTAAGGGCATTTGGTGTTGTTGCAAGACAAATAAGTAATTCTTCCCCTGGCTCTGGCTTTTGCAGTATAGACAAGTTGATTAGGTACTCTTTGATGCTTTGCAGTGCTTTCTCACATTCTTGTGTCCAAGAAAAATTTTCACCCATTTTTAAAATGTCAAAGAAATGTTTACATTTATCTGAAGATCTCGAGATAAACCTTCCTAAAGATGCTAACTGCGCATTCagtttctgtacatcttttatagTGGAAGGTGGCGGAATTTCTAGTATGGCTTGTACTTTATCTGGGTCCACCTCGATTCCTTTCCTCGAAACTATATGGCCCAAGAACTTCGAAAATTCAACTCCGGCTATGCAATTCGCCGGGTTTATCTTCATTTTGTACTTCTTCATTTGCTCAAATATTTCCATTAAATCTTCTACGTGATCCTCTGAGTCCTTAGTTTTTACGAGCATGTCATCCACATATACCTCCAATGTTGTATGCACCCATTTGGCAAAAATTTTCTCTACCATCCGTTGGTATGTGGCTCCCGCATTCTTTAACCCGAATGGCATTCTCGTGTAACAACACATCCCCCTTGGAGCGAAGAATgttgtatgttcttgatcttcttcatctaGAGGTATCTGGTTGTACCCTGAGTAACCATCCATTGAGGAGAGTCTTTTATATCCTGCTGTTGATTCCACCATTTGCGGGATATTGGGTAATGggaagctgtcctttggacatgcagTGTTTAGATCACTAAAATCGATACATATCCTTATCCCATTATTCTTCTTTGGTACTATCACCATATTTGCAatccattctggatattttgTTGGTCTTATGATACCCGCATCCATCATCTTCTGAAGTTCCTTCTTAATTTGTTCATGATAGGTGGTTGCGATCTTCCTTATTCGTTGTCTTACCGGTTTAATTGTTGGATCCAGGGCCAACTTGTAACATGCTACTCGTGGGCCAATTCTCGGCATTTCTTCCATGCCCCACGCAAACACTTCGCGTTTTTCACTTAGCAACTGGATTAACCTCGTTTCTTCGTCGGCTTCCATCTTTGTCCCGATCTTTACTATTTTCGGATCCTCGTCAGTACCCAGATTTATATCCCTCGTTGGTTCTACAGCTGAAAAATTCATGGCTCGTTTAGCGCGGTTGGTTCCTTCAATTTTAGTATCGGGTCACCATCCTTTTCGGGTAGCTCACTGGGTATCGTCCATCCCTCATTTTCCTTGGTCATGTATACCATTAATTCCCTTTCCTTCTTTGACTCCAATGTGCTCTTCCTCCTTTCTTTCCTCCTTTCTTTCCTCCTTTTCAGTCTCTCTTCGTAGTTTTCGATATCCTTCTCGCCGCAGCCCTTCGTGTCTTCCCACTTTCCTTTTATCTCGCCAGTACAGCTCGGCATTGGGAATCTATCGCCTGGTGGTATGTTGACGCAACCCCCTTTATTCCATGAATCCATGGCCTGCCCATGAGGGCGTTATACGACGATTCCACGTCCACCACACAGACAATAACTTCCGTCTCTAGCTCTCCCGCGAAGATCTTCACGCATACTTCACCCTTTGGTTTTGTTGCCACCCCATTGAATCCGTACAGATTTTATGCCGAAGGCATCATGTTGGAATCTTCGTATCCCAATGCTTTAAATGCTCGGTAGAAAAGGATGTCCACTGAGCTTCCCATGTCTACTAATACCTTGTCCATAGCCCAGATCTTTCCCTTACC
This genomic stretch from Papaver somniferum cultivar HN1 chromosome 5, ASM357369v1, whole genome shotgun sequence harbors:
- the LOC113280257 gene encoding cysteine-rich repeat secretory protein 55-like, translating into MNYVYTDHILPNLVSQASTHGYTFLASSSGNDRVYGLAQCRGDVLNTKECSKCIEEASIQIQKTCPNQADARILYEFCFLRYDTQKFVGELGTSGGLIYFNVENVMGDSAVFEKILGDLTDKATRESLDCRNPIGFGKGQIKLSPFETLYTLVQCTRDLSKLACSQCLATAVGNYAGYCKDKKGCRAIYSSCFVRYELYPIFTQGVQEVRNREFYPYPSAKLRVKSNPQNL